A stretch of the Poseidonibacter parvus genome encodes the following:
- the maf gene encoding septum formation inhibitor Maf yields the protein MIRLGSNSPTRALILNNANINFIQNGGSFDEDSIKTTNPKSFCYEATKGKFNELYKKYGIEDMPLLVSDSVVTSNGLLLRKAKDEKDARRMLELQSGNETSVITCMIYKSKHKELIDISITTYLFEKFDEKHIEEYIKSGECFGKAGAIMVEGFCKPYIKSVKGYESTAMGLCVEKLKVFMDKTC from the coding sequence GTGATAAGACTAGGTTCAAACTCACCTACTAGAGCTTTAATATTAAATAATGCAAATATCAACTTTATTCAAAATGGTGGAAGTTTTGATGAAGATAGTATAAAAACTACAAATCCAAAATCATTTTGCTATGAAGCAACAAAGGGAAAATTCAACGAATTATATAAAAAATATGGCATTGAAGATATGCCTTTATTAGTTTCAGATAGTGTAGTTACATCAAATGGTCTGCTTTTAAGAAAAGCAAAAGATGAAAAAGATGCTAGAAGAATGCTAGAACTTCAAAGTGGAAATGAAACCTCTGTAATTACTTGTATGATTTATAAATCAAAACATAAAGAGCTAATAGATATTTCAATTACTACATATTTATTTGAAAAGTTTGATGAAAAACATATAGAAGAATATATTAAATCAGGTGAATGCTTTGGAAAAGCAGGTGCTATTATGGTTGAAGGTTTTTGTAAGCCATATATTAAAAGTGTAAAAGGCTACGAAAGTACAGCAATGGGACTTTGTGTTGAAAAACTAAAAGTTTTTATGGATAAAACTTGTTAA
- a CDS encoding NlpC/P60 family protein yields the protein MIKKSHLALPLFLFFIGCQSKSEVYVENTLYKNNTDSKAQNANLLVKNEQAEKTEVKYEPIITPEEYKKLIEADETITENDVKDMNQEFMDFYNEWKHVKYRFGGNSKKGIDCSAFTQRIYKEKFDIKIPRSTRTQVKVGKEVKKSNLELGDLIFFKTGKVDRHVGVYMGNGDFMHASIKGVKFSKVDKPFYKKAYWTSRRIIY from the coding sequence ATGATTAAAAAATCACATTTAGCTTTACCGTTATTTTTATTTTTTATTGGCTGTCAAAGCAAATCAGAAGTTTACGTAGAGAATACATTATACAAAAATAATACAGATTCAAAAGCTCAAAATGCCAATCTTTTAGTTAAAAATGAGCAAGCAGAAAAAACTGAAGTAAAATATGAACCTATTATAACACCAGAAGAATATAAAAAATTAATAGAAGCAGATGAAACTATAACAGAAAATGATGTAAAAGATATGAACCAAGAGTTCATGGATTTTTATAATGAATGGAAACATGTAAAATACCGATTTGGAGGAAACTCAAAAAAAGGAATTGATTGTTCTGCTTTTACACAAAGAATTTATAAAGAAAAATTTGATATTAAAATTCCAAGAAGTACTAGAACACAAGTAAAAGTTGGAAAAGAAGTAAAAAAATCTAATCTAGAATTAGGTGATTTAATTTTCTTCAAAACAGGAAAAGTAGATAGACATGTTGGAGTATATATGGGAAATGGTGACTTTATGCATGCATCAATAAAGGGTGTTAAGTTTTCAAAAGTGGATAAACCATTTTATAAAAAAGCATATTGGACATCAAGAAGAATTATATATTGA
- a CDS encoding ADP-ribosylglycohydrolase family protein — protein MDTNKSNLKREKAKAAIINLFIGDALSMPVHWFYNRFDILKAFPPYGITKMQAAPSFHPSSIMNLHSTKNGGRKNKKNNLEKEVVGDIILKGKSHLWGKANIHYHHEMKAGENTLNAWCAKWLMQSLIKQDEYNYKDWAEEYIDLMTSSKPNHPDTYAESYHREFFANYSNGKEAIKCGGLTHDTPSMGALVSVSILALSLFSSKSLEEVIKTCQEYVFLTHPDEGLMYVVKSYVILLHNLLNETSNVEILNEIDKAASVIPKTKISKLISLDKDDSYVLGQKYSLACYITDSWPSVCYLASKYYEDPKKALLINTNLGGENAHRGSVLGSIVGLTSNKFDEDLYKSLEQYENLDLLINQWLNKFYP, from the coding sequence TTGGATACTAATAAATCAAACTTAAAACGAGAAAAAGCAAAAGCTGCAATAATAAATCTATTTATAGGGGATGCCTTATCAATGCCTGTTCATTGGTTTTATAATCGCTTTGATATTTTAAAAGCTTTTCCTCCTTATGGTATTACAAAAATGCAAGCTGCTCCTTCTTTTCACCCAAGTTCAATAATGAATTTACACTCTACAAAAAATGGTGGAAGAAAAAATAAGAAAAATAATCTAGAAAAAGAAGTAGTAGGCGATATTATCTTAAAAGGCAAGAGTCATTTATGGGGTAAAGCTAATATTCATTATCATCATGAAATGAAAGCAGGTGAGAATACTTTAAATGCTTGGTGCGCTAAATGGCTTATGCAAAGTCTAATAAAACAAGATGAATACAATTATAAAGATTGGGCAGAAGAGTATATTGATTTAATGACTTCTTCTAAACCTAATCATCCAGATACTTATGCTGAGAGTTATCATAGAGAGTTTTTTGCTAATTACTCAAATGGTAAAGAAGCAATAAAATGTGGAGGACTAACACATGATACTCCTTCAATGGGAGCACTTGTTAGTGTAAGTATTTTAGCTTTGAGTTTATTTTCATCTAAATCTTTAGAAGAAGTAATTAAAACTTGTCAAGAATATGTTTTTTTAACGCATCCTGATGAAGGCTTAATGTATGTAGTAAAAAGCTATGTCATTTTATTACATAATTTACTTAATGAAACTTCTAATGTTGAAATTCTTAATGAAATAGATAAAGCAGCAAGCGTAATTCCTAAAACTAAAATATCTAAACTTATTAGTTTAGATAAAGATGACTCTTATGTTCTAGGACAAAAATATTCACTTGCTTGTTATATTACAGACTCTTGGCCTAGTGTTTGTTATTTGGCATCTAAATATTATGAAGATCCTAAAAAAGCTTTACTTATTAATACAAACCTAGGTGGTGAGAATGCTCATAGAGGTTCTGTTTTAGGTTCTATTGTTGGATTAACTTCGAATAAATTTGATGAAGATTTATATAAGAGTTTAGAACAATACGAAAACTTAGATTTATTAATCAATCAGTGGCTTAACAAGTTTTATCCATAA
- a CDS encoding DMT family transporter, whose product MKYFIYLTLAVLFWSGNFVFGRMVSSEIAAIELSFFRWFFVFLILLPYLIYRSKHIMKFFKKDYLILMIFGIIGVAGFNTFLYLGLKTTTATNALLINSSIPIMIIVLSAFILKTTITKIQGLGIILSTLGVIFLILKGSIENIINLHFTHGDLWILFACVNWALYTVLLKYKPKELNALDFLSITVFIGIIALSIVYFYAGYSFDLAVFENGKVLYSLIYMVVFPSLLSFYFWNTAIVEIGASRAGQFTHLMPIFGAILAFIFLGERLEMYHVFGILFIALGIYLSIFLKKV is encoded by the coding sequence ATGAAATATTTTATTTACTTAACTCTTGCAGTTTTATTTTGGTCTGGAAATTTTGTTTTTGGACGAATGGTTTCTAGTGAAATAGCAGCAATAGAACTATCATTTTTTAGATGGTTCTTTGTATTTCTAATTTTATTACCATATTTAATATATAGATCTAAACATATTATGAAATTCTTTAAAAAAGATTATCTTATTCTTATGATTTTTGGAATTATTGGAGTTGCAGGTTTTAACACTTTTTTATATCTAGGATTAAAGACTACAACTGCTACAAATGCATTATTAATTAATTCTAGTATTCCAATAATGATTATAGTTTTATCTGCGTTTATTTTAAAAACTACTATTACTAAAATACAAGGCTTAGGAATCATTCTTTCAACTCTAGGAGTAATTTTTTTAATACTAAAAGGAAGTATTGAAAATATAATCAATCTACACTTTACTCATGGGGATTTATGGATACTGTTTGCTTGTGTGAATTGGGCTTTATATACGGTACTTTTAAAATATAAACCCAAAGAATTAAATGCCTTAGATTTTTTAAGTATTACTGTTTTTATAGGAATAATAGCATTAAGTATTGTTTATTTTTATGCAGGTTATAGTTTTGATTTAGCTGTATTTGAAAATGGCAAGGTTTTATATTCATTGATTTATATGGTTGTTTTTCCTTCATTATTATCTTTTTATTTTTGGAATACAGCAATTGTTGAGATAGGTGCAAGTAGGGCAGGGCAATTTACACATTTAATGCCAATTTTTGGGGCAATATTAGCTTTTATTTTTCTAGGTGAAAGATTAGAAATGTATCATGTTTTTGGTATCTTATTTATAGCTCTTGGTATTTATTTATCAATTTTCCTAAAAAAAGTATAG
- a CDS encoding C40 family peptidase — protein sequence MYLKIFIFSIFLFFTGCSQKEINLKKNTLTYPSASLEKTIQEYKTNTTYINKSLSSFYKEWKGVKYKFGGNSKSGIDCSAFIQKAYKQSLDIKIPRTTLHQSKIGKTVKKSQLQYGDLVFFKTGKNSRHVGIYIDNGKFMHASTSKGVTISKLNNIYFNRHYWKSKRIID from the coding sequence ATGTATTTAAAAATTTTTATATTTTCTATTTTTCTTTTTTTTACAGGATGTTCACAAAAAGAAATAAATTTAAAAAAAAACACCTTAACTTATCCTAGTGCTTCATTAGAAAAGACAATTCAAGAATACAAAACTAATACTACTTATATAAATAAAAGTCTAAGTAGCTTTTATAAAGAATGGAAAGGTGTTAAGTATAAATTTGGAGGTAATAGTAAAAGTGGAATAGATTGCTCAGCATTTATTCAAAAAGCATATAAGCAAAGCCTTGATATTAAAATACCAAGAACAACACTTCATCAATCAAAAATAGGAAAAACTGTAAAAAAATCACAGCTTCAATATGGGGATTTAGTCTTTTTTAAAACAGGTAAAAACTCCCGTCATGTTGGCATATACATTGATAATGGAAAGTTTATGCATGCTTCTACAAGTAAGGGTGTAACAATCTCAAAGCTTAATAATATCTACTTTAACAGACACTATTGGAAATCTAAGAGAATTATTGATTAA
- a CDS encoding tellurium resistance protein TerC, translating into MKILTSIAGLLIFFSFLFTIFSYFYNPQLLIYASLAAWLALIILFTSIVKKKMLLILFFLSLLAFIISLLNGFEIDFIKVFTVNQYLLTLLIGVGFLRLIAIPKKDKQNKLPIGKESFFKTYLGVHLFGSVINLSSLVLVADKFYKKGPLTNTQIILLTRAFSSDAYWSPFFVAFAAVLTYTPNLNASIIFVNGLFLALIAFLITYLEIIKNKEFKIDEFKGYPLSFDSLYLPLCLAFLVLLTNHYFPQIKVIVLVSSFALLLTLFTLPIKKGFKEAIKQLNTHISKELPNMKMEMSLFLIAGMFGISIGSILIGLNLSLPFEVFDWIIASILLAIFIILAFVGIHPIITIAIIGDFLSSVNHTLLAVTFLMAWSTTVSTSPFSGLNLTIVARYKVEGSRIFKLNIKYALKMYIICVLCLFILSSYLQI; encoded by the coding sequence ATGAAAATTCTTACAAGTATTGCGGGTTTATTAATTTTCTTTTCTTTTTTATTTACTATCTTTTCTTATTTTTATAACCCACAATTACTCATATATGCAAGTTTAGCAGCTTGGCTTGCACTTATTATATTGTTTACATCAATAGTAAAGAAAAAGATGCTTTTAATCCTTTTTTTCTTAAGTTTACTTGCCTTTATTATTTCTTTATTAAATGGTTTTGAAATAGATTTTATAAAAGTCTTTACAGTAAATCAGTACTTACTAACATTACTAATTGGTGTTGGGTTTTTAAGGCTTATTGCAATTCCTAAAAAAGATAAGCAAAACAAATTACCAATAGGAAAAGAGTCTTTTTTCAAAACATATTTAGGTGTACATTTATTTGGATCAGTTATTAATCTTTCTTCTTTAGTTTTAGTTGCTGATAAATTCTATAAAAAAGGTCCTTTGACTAATACTCAAATAATTTTGCTAACAAGAGCTTTTTCTTCAGATGCATATTGGTCACCATTTTTTGTAGCTTTTGCTGCAGTTCTAACTTATACACCAAATTTAAATGCTTCTATTATTTTTGTAAATGGTCTTTTTTTAGCATTGATTGCTTTTTTAATTACATATTTAGAAATAATTAAAAATAAAGAGTTTAAGATAGATGAGTTCAAAGGCTATCCTTTATCTTTTGATAGTTTATATCTGCCTTTATGCTTAGCTTTTTTAGTACTTCTTACAAATCATTATTTCCCACAAATTAAAGTAATAGTTTTAGTATCTTCTTTTGCTTTACTTCTTACACTATTTACACTTCCTATTAAGAAAGGTTTTAAAGAAGCTATAAAGCAGTTAAATACTCATATAAGTAAAGAACTTCCAAATATGAAAATGGAAATGTCACTTTTTCTAATAGCAGGAATGTTTGGTATTTCAATTGGTTCAATATTAATAGGTTTAAATCTAAGTTTACCTTTTGAAGTATTTGATTGGATAATTGCTTCTATTCTTTTAGCAATATTTATTATCTTAGCTTTTGTGGGAATTCATCCAATAATTACAATTGCAATTATTGGTGATTTTTTAAGTAGTGTTAATCATACACTATTAGCAGTAACATTTCTAATGGCTTGGTCAACTACGGTTTCTACATCACCATTTAGTGGCTTAAACTTAACAATAGTTGCTAGATATAAAGTTGAAGGTTCTAGAATATTTAAATTAAATATAAAGTATGCACTTAAGATGTATATAATATGTGTTTTATGTTTATTTATTTTATCTTCATATTTACAAATATGA
- a CDS encoding ketopantoate reductase family protein, translated as MNIVIIGAGGIGAYYGMILHEVGCNITFVARGLNLEYLKKNKMKMTHPNYVIEDKINTLSIEELTALNPSDFDAIIIATKAMSTENISIKLAKWIENSKDIPYYISLQNGVENEDIMQKYYSKDFVIGGLTRLIVSHTVSLGHVHCSGEVQTLIGALNHTKENAIFLNELKIILDKTQTSTFICEDIKLELWNKLIINNGVNAICALIQEESGPLLENEKTSKLIYGLMSEAALASNAVGVNLTQEDANKMFELMKTFQSVKPSMWVDTQNNRDLELDEICGVVIKNCESQGFDAPYTRSISTVLEFLYAKRRVKE; from the coding sequence ATGAATATAGTAATAATTGGAGCAGGTGGAATTGGAGCTTATTATGGAATGATATTACATGAAGTTGGATGTAATATTACTTTTGTAGCAAGAGGTTTGAATCTAGAATATTTAAAAAAGAATAAAATGAAAATGACTCATCCAAATTATGTAATAGAAGATAAAATAAACACTTTAAGTATAGAAGAATTAACAGCTTTAAATCCAAGTGATTTTGATGCAATAATAATTGCCACAAAAGCTATGAGTACAGAAAATATTTCAATAAAATTAGCAAAATGGATAGAAAATAGCAAAGATATTCCATACTATATATCACTACAAAATGGTGTTGAAAATGAAGATATCATGCAAAAATATTATTCTAAAGATTTTGTAATAGGGGGACTTACTAGACTTATTGTTTCACATACTGTATCTTTAGGTCATGTTCATTGTTCTGGTGAAGTTCAGACATTAATAGGTGCACTAAATCATACAAAAGAGAATGCTATTTTTTTAAATGAATTAAAAATCATTTTAGATAAAACACAAACAAGTACATTTATTTGTGAAGATATTAAACTTGAACTTTGGAATAAACTTATTATAAATAATGGTGTAAATGCAATTTGTGCTTTAATACAAGAAGAATCAGGTCCTTTATTAGAAAATGAAAAAACATCAAAATTAATTTATGGACTAATGAGTGAAGCAGCACTTGCCTCAAATGCAGTTGGCGTTAACCTTACACAAGAAGATGCAAATAAAATGTTTGAACTAATGAAAACTTTTCAGTCTGTAAAACCATCAATGTGGGTTGATACTCAAAACAACAGAGACCTAGAACTAGATGAAATCTGTGGAGTTGTTATCAAGAACTGTGAAAGCCAAGGTTTTGATGCTCCTTATACTAGAAGTATTTCTACTGTATTAGAATTCTTATATGCAAAAAGAAGAGTTAAGGAATAG
- a CDS encoding DASS family sodium-coupled anion symporter, which yields MFSSSKIKMILPLLVILIVAILPTPEGLSVNAHYFFAVFLGVIVGLILEPIPAALIGLTGVAVSATFGLVGETAKASRDWALSGFSNGVIWLIFAAFMFALGYKKSGLGKRIALLLVKYLGKTSLGLGYAVAFADGILAPFMPSNTARSAGTIFPIAINIPQMFESTPQKDPRKLGSYISWVAIAATCVTSSMFLTALAPNLLAVSLVEKSTNIVISWGQWFGTLAIIMIPLFLLVPFLAYIVYPPEQKHSPEAPAWAKKELDIMGPISKKELLMLGLGILALVMWIFGSSIGVNGTTAAIFVLCLLVLTDVITWEDVITNKAAINVFIWFATLVAMASGLKKVGFLKWASGLISGGLVGLDPVTIVIMLLVLFFVFHYFFASVTAHTVALLPLFLGVATNLIPASMMEPLALLLVGSLGLMGIITPYATGPSPIWYGAGYISQATWWKLGFIFGAVYLSALVLLGFMIL from the coding sequence ATGTTCTCAAGTAGTAAAATTAAAATGATATTGCCACTGTTAGTTATTTTAATAGTAGCAATACTTCCAACACCAGAAGGACTTAGTGTAAACGCACACTATTTCTTTGCAGTATTTTTAGGTGTGATTGTTGGATTAATATTAGAACCAATTCCAGCAGCACTAATAGGTTTAACAGGTGTAGCAGTATCTGCTACTTTTGGTTTAGTAGGTGAGACTGCAAAAGCTAGTCGTGATTGGGCTTTAAGTGGTTTTTCAAATGGTGTAATTTGGCTAATTTTTGCAGCATTTATGTTTGCACTTGGATATAAAAAATCAGGACTTGGAAAAAGAATTGCTCTTTTACTTGTAAAATATTTAGGTAAAACATCTTTAGGTTTAGGATATGCAGTTGCTTTTGCTGATGGAATACTTGCACCTTTTATGCCTTCAAATACAGCAAGAAGTGCGGGAACTATTTTCCCAATTGCAATTAACATTCCACAAATGTTTGAATCAACTCCTCAAAAAGACCCAAGAAAATTAGGTTCATATATTTCATGGGTAGCAATTGCTGCAACTTGTGTTACAAGTTCAATGTTTTTAACAGCACTTGCACCAAATTTACTAGCTGTATCTTTAGTAGAAAAAAGTACAAATATTGTAATTTCATGGGGTCAATGGTTTGGAACTCTTGCTATTATTATGATTCCATTATTTTTACTTGTACCATTTTTAGCATATATAGTTTACCCACCAGAACAAAAACACTCTCCAGAAGCTCCAGCTTGGGCAAAAAAAGAGTTAGATATTATGGGTCCAATTAGTAAAAAAGAGCTTTTAATGTTAGGTCTTGGAATACTAGCTTTAGTAATGTGGATTTTTGGAAGTTCTATTGGAGTAAATGGAACAACAGCTGCTATTTTTGTTTTATGTTTACTTGTTTTAACAGATGTAATTACTTGGGAAGATGTTATTACAAATAAAGCAGCAATAAATGTATTTATTTGGTTTGCAACACTTGTAGCAATGGCATCAGGACTTAAAAAAGTGGGATTCTTAAAATGGGCATCGGGATTAATTTCAGGTGGTTTAGTAGGACTTGATCCTGTAACTATAGTGATAATGCTTTTAGTATTATTCTTTGTATTCCACTATTTCTTTGCAAGCGTAACAGCACATACAGTTGCATTATTACCATTATTTTTAGGAGTGGCAACTAATCTTATACCAGCTTCTATGATGGAGCCTTTAGCTTTATTATTAGTAGGTTCATTAGGTTTAATGGGAATTATAACTCCTTATGCAACAGGACCATCACCTATTTGGTATGGTGCAGGTTATATTTCACAAGCTACATGGTGGAAATTAGGATTTATTTTCGGAGCAGTTTATTTAAGTGCATTAGTTTTACTAGGATTTATGATACTTTAG
- the trxA gene encoding thioredoxin → MAKYTELTPANFEEITNSGVSMVDFWAPWCGPCRMIAPVIEELAEEFEGKANICKVNTDEEQDLAVKYGIRSIPTIIFMKDGEVVDTMVGASSKQAFTDKINSLI, encoded by the coding sequence ATGGCTAAATATACAGAATTAACTCCAGCAAACTTTGAAGAAATCACTAACAGTGGTGTATCTATGGTTGACTTTTGGGCTCCATGGTGTGGACCTTGTAGAATGATTGCTCCAGTAATTGAAGAATTAGCAGAAGAGTTTGAAGGTAAAGCAAACATTTGTAAAGTAAATACAGATGAAGAGCAAGACTTAGCAGTTAAATATGGAATTAGATCAATCCCTACTATCATTTTTATGAAAGATGGTGAAGTTGTTGATACTATGGTTGGTGCTTCTTCTAAACAAGCATTTACTGATAAAATTAACTCATTAATCTAA
- the alaS gene encoding alanine--tRNA ligase, translating to MDIRKEYLEFFKNKGHDIVSSMPLVPDDPTLMFTNAGMVQFKDIFTGAIPRPQNPTATSCQLCVRAGGKHNDLENVGYTARHHTLFEMLGNFSFADYFKEEAIAYAWEFITVNLELPIDKLWVTIHDDDDQAYDIWKKHIREDRIKRFDDKENFWSMGDTGPCGPCSEIFYDQGEEHFSSDEDYLGGEGDRFLEIWNLVFMQYEQTKDKDGKITRTSLPKPSIDTGMGLERVIAIKEGVLNNFDSSNFQPIIKKIEELSKKQITDENIGSFRVIADHLRATSFMLSQGILFGNEGRPYVSRRILRRAVRHGYLLGFRKPFLAQAYDTLCDILGSHYSELKEQADYIKEQLTLEEERFFKTIDLGMSIFNDELAKTKEIFSGEVAFKLYDTYGFPLDLTEDMLRDKNLKVDNAKFDELMSEQKAKAKAAWKGSGDTASEGDFKSLLEKYGKNNFVGYEKTFENSTIVTLLDEKFQEVDTLEAGQTGWVMLDNTPFYATSGGQSGDTGALEDNEHIAIVVETSKFYDINLSKVIVEKSTLKKGENVQAVVVNRNEIEKHHSATHLLQSALKMVLGDTVAQAGSLNDTSRLRFDFTYAKAMTQEQIKEVEDLVNSMIARGIKGNVEELPIEEAKNKGAIAMFGEKYGDSVRVVSFDDVSVEFCGGTHVNNTSDIGSIYITKESGVSAGVRRIEAVCGLAAIEYTNSIIKKYQEVQEEVKNQDAITGIKKLKEQIKELKKEVELAQSQTAAPIIEEMIGDVKVVVDVVQNGDIKKIVDDLKNANDKVAVLLLQAKGEKVMLVAGSKDTNIKAGNWIKEIAPIVGGGGGGRPDFAQAGGKDVSKIEEAKLAALEYAKANL from the coding sequence ATGGATATTAGAAAAGAGTACTTAGAATTTTTTAAAAACAAAGGACATGACATTGTTTCATCAATGCCATTAGTTCCTGATGACCCGACACTTATGTTTACAAATGCTGGTATGGTTCAATTCAAAGATATATTTACAGGTGCAATACCAAGACCACAAAACCCAACTGCAACTTCATGTCAGTTATGTGTAAGAGCTGGTGGTAAGCATAATGACTTAGAGAATGTTGGATATACAGCACGTCATCACACACTATTTGAAATGTTAGGAAATTTTTCATTTGCTGATTACTTTAAAGAAGAAGCAATTGCTTATGCATGGGAATTTATAACTGTAAATCTAGAATTACCAATAGATAAATTGTGGGTTACAATTCATGATGATGATGATCAAGCTTATGATATATGGAAAAAACATATTAGAGAAGATAGAATCAAAAGATTTGATGATAAAGAAAACTTTTGGTCAATGGGTGATACTGGTCCATGTGGTCCATGTTCTGAAATTTTCTATGATCAAGGAGAAGAACACTTCTCAAGCGATGAAGATTATTTAGGTGGAGAAGGTGATAGATTCCTAGAAATTTGGAACCTTGTATTTATGCAATATGAGCAAACAAAAGATAAAGATGGAAAAATCACAAGAACTTCTTTACCAAAACCTTCGATTGATACAGGTATGGGGTTAGAGCGAGTTATTGCTATTAAAGAAGGTGTTTTAAATAACTTTGATTCATCTAATTTCCAACCAATAATTAAAAAAATAGAAGAATTAAGTAAGAAACAAATCACTGATGAAAATATTGGTTCATTTAGAGTAATTGCAGATCACTTAAGAGCAACATCATTTATGTTATCTCAAGGTATTTTATTTGGAAATGAAGGAAGACCTTATGTTTCTAGAAGAATTCTAAGACGTGCAGTTAGACACGGATATTTATTAGGGTTTAGAAAACCATTTTTAGCACAAGCATATGATACATTATGTGATATTTTAGGTTCACACTACAGTGAATTAAAAGAGCAAGCTGATTATATAAAAGAGCAGTTAACACTAGAAGAAGAAAGATTCTTTAAAACTATTGATTTAGGTATGAGTATCTTTAATGATGAATTAGCAAAAACTAAAGAAATATTCTCAGGCGAAGTAGCATTTAAATTATACGATACTTATGGTTTTCCTTTAGACTTAACAGAAGATATGCTAAGAGATAAAAACTTAAAAGTTGATAATGCTAAATTTGATGAATTAATGAGCGAACAAAAAGCAAAAGCAAAAGCTGCTTGGAAAGGTAGTGGAGATACTGCATCTGAAGGTGACTTTAAATCTTTACTTGAAAAATATGGTAAAAACAATTTTGTAGGATATGAAAAAACATTTGAAAATTCTACAATTGTAACTTTACTTGATGAGAAATTTCAAGAAGTTGATACTTTAGAAGCAGGCCAAACAGGATGGGTTATGTTAGACAACACTCCATTTTATGCAACTTCTGGTGGACAAAGTGGAGATACTGGAGCTTTAGAAGACAATGAACATATTGCAATAGTAGTTGAAACTTCAAAATTTTATGATATTAATCTTTCAAAAGTAATAGTTGAAAAGTCAACACTTAAAAAAGGTGAAAATGTTCAAGCCGTTGTAGTAAATAGAAATGAAATTGAAAAACATCATAGTGCAACACACCTTTTACAATCAGCACTAAAGATGGTTTTAGGCGATACTGTTGCACAAGCTGGTTCTTTAAATGACACTTCAAGATTAAGATTTGACTTTACATATGCTAAGGCAATGACACAAGAACAAATTAAAGAAGTTGAAGATTTAGTTAACTCTATGATTGCAAGAGGTATTAAAGGTAATGTTGAAGAATTACCAATTGAAGAAGCTAAAAACAAAGGTGCAATTGCTATGTTTGGTGAAAAATATGGTGATAGTGTTAGAGTTGTAAGCTTTGATGATGTTTCAGTAGAATTTTGTGGAGGAACTCACGTAAATAATACTTCTGATATTGGTTCAATTTATATTACAAAAGAATCAGGAGTAAGCGCTGGAGTTCGAAGAATTGAAGCTGTTTGTGGTTTAGCTGCAATTGAATATACAAATTCAATTATAAAAAAATATCAAGAAGTTCAAGAAGAAGTTAAAAACCAAGATGCAATTACTGGTATAAAAAAATTAAAAGAGCAAATCAAAGAGCTTAAAAAAGAAGTTGAACTTGCACAAAGCCAAACAGCAGCACCAATTATTGAAGAAATGATTGGTGATGTAAAAGTTGTTGTTGATGTAGTTCAAAATGGTGATATCAAAAAAATTGTAGATGATTTAAAAAATGCAAATGATAAAGTAGCTGTTTTATTACTTCAAGCAAAGGGTGAAAAAGTAATGCTTGTTGCTGGAAGTAAAGATACAAATATTAAAGCTGGTAACTGGATTAAAGAGATTGCTCCAATCGTTGGTGGTGGAGGTGGTGGAAGACCTGATTTTGCACAGGCTGGTGGAAAAGATGTATCAAAAATTGAAGAAGCTAAACTTGCTGCATTAGAATATGCAAAAGCAAATTTATAA